The genomic region AACATTCTCAATTTCCAGTGTGCGAAAAATCTCCATGGTGGTGGCGCGACCGATGGCGTTGGGTAGGTCGTGGTTACCGATGAGGAGGAAGACCGGGGTGCCAGCCGATGCCAGCTTCCAGATGCGACGGGCGAACTCCCGCTGGTGGGTCTGCGATGGCTCGCGGCTCCTGTAGGCATCGCCGCAGAAGAGAACGAGGTCAATGTCACTTCCCAGTGCGTATGCCACTACCTCATCGATGGCACCGAGGAAATCGTGTAGGCGCCATGATAGCCCCGTCTCAGGGTTTATGCCCCCGCTATAGCTCTCTACCCCCAGGTGCAGATCGGCGAAGTGAAGGATTCTCATAAGATTTCGCCCCCGATCGCTTTATCTGCTCTATAATTTTATCCGGGTCATGCCCGGCAATGGCGATGACCTTTCTTCTGCCAGTAATCCCGCGCTCTATATTTATACTGCCCTTGCTCACCCCGAGGAGCTGGCTCAAGAACTCTATAAGCTCTCTATTGGCCTTTCCCTTTACCGGCGGTGCTGCTATCTTGAGGTGCAAAATACCGTCTTTAAACCCCAGTACTTCGTTACGCCGGGCATTGGGCTGCACCTGAATAGTGATACTTTCCTGACGCTCACCCAAGACTCTCACTACCACCTAGCGCATCCAAAATGCAATTTTTTAAAATCGTTTCCAAAGGTTAAAATCGGTTAATAGTATGTCAAACGGCTATCGAATTGATAGCCGTTCTATTATCAGCGGTCAGCTTCTCAGTGTGCCGACCTCTATTTTACCAAGGCCGAGGTTTTATCGCGGACAAAGTTAACGATTTCCTTCATGGGCGTTCCCGGAATAAAGATCCCCGCAACGCCCATTTTCTTGAGTGCATCGAAATCATCCTCG from Dehalococcoidia bacterium harbors:
- a CDS encoding DUF167 domain-containing protein, translated to MVVRVLGERQESITIQVQPNARRNEVLGFKDGILHLKIAAPPVKGKANRELIEFLSQLLGVSKGSINIERGITGRRKVIAIAGHDPDKIIEQIKRSGAKSYENPSLRRSAPGGREL